A stretch of the Salmo salar chromosome ssa20, Ssal_v3.1, whole genome shotgun sequence genome encodes the following:
- the LOC106581391 gene encoding putative olfactory receptor 10D3 — protein sequence MEPNNRTTYTVTEFLITGLDDVQHPKLVGAAILFVLFLILIGSITNICVIAFNKPLHTPMYFFICSLATVDIVYTSGISVTMLNVLLGEERRVPYAPCMIQCFLFNLGSAMEPFAIALMAYDRLIAISYPLRYQTILTNTNVCLLIIATWAVGCIFASLLTGLVNNLPFCGSNKLQYSFCEYAALVRAACVNPTYYFNAISAVGTAVLWVNLALIIFSYMKIVYVVIQMSSSKDRKKTFNTCVSHMIVVACFFIPKVLLILVTRVGLVLTLSHRNGLIIGSTLGPSLVNPLVYCLKTKEIRGRLKNIFKRSEINPNM from the coding sequence ATGGAGCCAAACAACAGAACAACATATACGGTAACAGAATTCCTCATCACAGGATTGGATGATGTGCAACACCCAAAGCTGGTGGGAGCAGCCATTTTGTTCGTCCTCTTTCTCATTCTGATCGGAAGCATCACCAACATTTGTGTCATAGCATTCAACAAGCCTCTACATACCcccatgtatttttttatttgctcGCTGGCAACGGTAGACATTGTCTACACCAGTGGCATTAGTGTTACAATGCTTAACGTTCTCCTTGGTGAGGAGAGAAGAGTCCCCTATGCACCCTGCATGATACAGTGCTTCTTATTTAATTTAGGAAGCGCTATGGAACCCTTCGCTATTGCTCTGATGGCTTATGATCGCCTTATTGCAATTTCATATCCTCTTCGATATCAGACTATCTTAACTAATACAAATGTATGTTTACTTATAATAGCCACTTGGGCGGTAGGCTGCATATTTGCTAGTTTGTTGACTGGCTTAGTGAACAATCTGCCCTTTTGTGGCTCAAATAAACTCCAATACAGCTTTTGTGAATATGCAGCCTTAGTAAGAGCAGCATGTGTGAATCCTACATATTATTTCAATGCAATTTCTGCTGTGGGGACTGCTGTATTATGGGTTAATTTAGCCTTGATAATCTTCTCATACATGAAGATAGTTTATGTAGTGATACAAATGTCTTCATCCAAAGACAGGAAGAAAACATTTAACACCTGTGTCTCCCACATGATAGTGGTGGCTTGCTTCTTTATCCCCAAGGTGTTGTTAATATTGGTCACCAGGGTTGGTTTGGTTCTCACGCTCTCTCACAGAAATGGCCTAATCATTGGCTCTACTCTGGGCCCCTCTCTTGTGAACCCACTTGTGTATTGTCTCAAAACCAAGGAGATTCGAGGGCGCCTGAAAAATATTTTCAAGAGATCTGAAATTAATCCAAATATGTAA
- the LOC106580957 gene encoding putative olfactory receptor 10D3, producing MEPNNRTTYTVTEFLITGLDDVQHPKLVGAAILFVLFLILIGSITNICVIAFNKPLHTPMYFFICSLAVVDIVYTSSISVTMLNVLLGEERRVPYAPCMIQCFLFHLGSTMEPFAIALMAYDRLIAISYPLRYQTILTNTNVCLLIMATWAVGCIFASLWTGIVNNLPFCGSNKLPYSFCEYAALVRAACVNPTFYFSVASTVATTILWVNLALIIFSYMKIVYEVMQMSSSKDRKKTFNTCVSHMIVVACFFIPKVLLILVTRVGLVLTLSHRNGLIIGSTLGPSLVNPLVYCLKTKEIRGRLKNIFKRSEINPNM from the coding sequence ATGGAGCCAAACAACAGAACAACATATACGGTAACAGAATTCCTCATCACAGGATTGGATGATGTGCAACACCCAAAGCTGGTGGGAGCAGCCATTTTGTTCGTCCTCTTTCTCATTCTGATCGGAAGCATCACCAACATTTGTGTCATAGCATTCAACAAGCCTCTACATACCCCCATGTACTTTTTTATTTGCTCGCTGGCAGTGGTAGACATTGTCTACACCAGCAGCATTAGTGTTACAATGCTTAACGTTCTCCTTGGTGAGGAGAGAAGAGTCCCCTATGCACCCTGCATGATACAGTGCTTCCTATTTCATTTAGGAAGCACTATGGAACCCTTCGCTATTGCTCTGATGGCTTATGATCGCCTTATTGCAATTTCATATCCTCTTCGATATCAGACTATCTTAACTAATACAAATGTATGTTTACTTATAATGGCGACTTGGGCAGTAGGCTGCATATTTGCTAGTTTGTGGACTGGCATAGTGAACAATCTGCCCTTTTGTGGCTCAAATAAACTCCCATACAGCTTTTGTGAATATGCAGCCTTAGTAAGAGCAGCATGTGTGAATCCTACATTTTATTTCAGTGTAGCTTCTACTGTGGCAACTACCATATTATGGGTTAATTTAGCCTTGATAATCTTCTCATACATGAAGATAGTTTATGAAGTGATGCAAATGTCTTCATCCAAAGACAGGAAGAAAACATTTAACACCTGTGTCTCCCACATGATAGTGGTGGCTTGCTTCTTTATCCCCAAGGTGTTGTTAATATTGGTCACCAGGGTTGGTTTGGTTCTCACGCTCTCTCACAGAAATGGCCTAATCATTGGCTCTACTCTGGGCCCCTCTCTTGTGAACCCACTTGTGTATTGTCTCAAAACCAAGGAGATTCGAGGGCGCCTGAAAAATATTTTCAAGAGATCTGAAATTAATCCAAATATGTAA
- the LOC106580956 gene encoding olfactory receptor 734 produces the protein MEPNNRTTYTVTEFFITGLDEVQHPKLVGAAILFVLFLILIGSITNICVIAFNKPLHTPMYFFICTLAMIDVVYTSSISVTMLNVLLGEERRVPYAPCMIQCFLFHLGSAMEPFTIALMAYDRLIAISYPLRYQTILTNTNVCLLITSTWAVGCIFSILWIGLVNNLPFCGSNKLPYSFCEYAALVRAACVS, from the exons ATGGAACCAAACAACAGAACAACATATACGGTAACAGAATTCTTCATCACAGGATTGGATGAAGTACAACACCCAAAGCTGGTGGGAGCAGCCATTTTGTTCGTCCTCTTTCTCATTCTGATCGGAAGCATCACCAACATTTGTGTCATAGCATTCAACAAGCCTCTACATACCCCCATGTACTTTTTTATTTGCACACTGGCAATGATAGACGTAGTCTACACCAGCAGCATTAGTGTTACAATGCTTAACGTTCTCCTTGGTGAGGAGAGAAGAGTCCCCTATGCACCCTGCATGATACAGTGCTTCCTATTTCATTTAGGAAGCGCTATGGAACCCTTCACTATTGCCCTGATGGCTTATGATCGCCTTATTGCAATTTCATATCCTCTTCGATATCAGACTATCTTAACTAATACAAATGTATGTTTACTTATAACATCCACTTGGGCAGTAGGCTGCATATTTTCTATTTTGTGGATTGGCTTGGTGAACAATCTGCCCTTTTGTGGCTCAAATAAACTCCCATACAGCTTTTGTGAATATGCAGCCTTAGTAAGAGCAGCATGT gttagttag